The following are encoded in a window of Gossypium raimondii isolate GPD5lz chromosome 13, ASM2569854v1, whole genome shotgun sequence genomic DNA:
- the LOC105782824 gene encoding uncharacterized protein At2g23090 — MGGGNAQKSKMAREKNLEKQKAAAKGSQLDSNKKAMTIQCKVCMQTFICTTTEVKCREHAEAKHPKSDLYTCFPHLKK; from the exons ATGGGAGGAGGAAATGCCCAAAAATCCAAGATGGCTCGTGAGAAGAACTTGGAAAAGCAAAAGGCTGCCGccaaag GAAGCCAGCTTGATTCTAACAAGAAGGCCATGACCATCCAG TGCAAGGTGTGCATGCAAACATTCATCTGTACTACAACAGAAGTGAAATGCCGGGAGCATGCCGAGGCGAAGCATCCTAAATCCGACCTATACACATGTTTTCCTCACCTTAAAAAGTAG